Within Thermococcus celer Vu 13 = JCM 8558, the genomic segment GCCGTTAGGAGCGGGTGCGTTGCTATCTGAAGCGTGTAGAGCTCGCTCGCAGTGAGGCGCCGCTGTATGGCCAGGGCGAGAACGTTTATCATCTCGCCCACGCTCTTTCCGCCCGCGATCTGAGCTCCGAGTATCGCCCCCTGTCGCGGGAGAATACGAGCTTGACCGTTACCATCGAGGTATCCGGGAAAATCGCGGGGTGTCTGTCGGGGCTCTTTCCGTAGCCGGTTATCACCTCGAAGCCCTCCTTTCTGGCGTTCTCCTCCGTCAATCCGGCCGCAGCGAGTGTGAGCCCCGCGACGTGGGTAGCGTAAACGCCAATAGTCCTCCTGTTCTCCCTGACTATGTGGATCCTGAAGAGGTTTGCACCGGCGATCCTGGCCTCGAAGGTGGCCGTTGAGGCGAGCATCAGTGGATAGGGCCTGCCCGTGAAGAAATCCCTGTGCTCAACGCAGTCGCCGACGGCGAAGATGTCGGGGTGAGAGGTCCTCATGTACTCGTCCGTCCAGATACCGTAGCGCGTGACCCTGAGACCGGCCTTGACGGCGAGCTCTACGTTCGGCCTGTAACCGATGGAGAATATCACGACATCGGCCGGTAGTTTCCTACCATCGACGAGTCTGACCCCTTCAACGCTTTTCTCACCGAGAAGTCTCTCGACGTGGCCGTAAACCACTTTGATGCCGTTCTCCCTGAGCCTCTCCTCAACCATCGCGCTGAACTCCGGGTCAAAGGAAGTCCTGAGGAGCCTGCTCCTTACGACCAGGGTGACGTTCTTCCCGAGTTTCCTTATCTCGTCCCCAACCTCGAGGGAGATGAAGCCGCCACCGACTATGACGACGTTTTCGGCCTCTTCCAGCCGCTCTCTGAACTCCTTCAGATAGTCGTAGTCCTTTGAAACGGTGTACACGCCGTCGAGCTCCGACCCGGGGATCTCGGGGAAAACGGCCCGCGAACCCGTCGCTATGACGAGTTTTTCCCATTCGATCTCCTTTCCACCGCGGGTCTTCACGAGCTTGGCCCTGGGGTCTATTTGAACCACCTCGTCCACGAGAACCTCTATTCCCGCGGGCTTGAGGAAGGCATCGATGGGTATGAGGTCATCGTCAACGCTCCTGAAGGTTCCAAAGACGTAGGGAATACCGCAGGAGACCACCCCGGCCTCTTCCTTCTTGATAACGAGAACGCTCTTGTCGGGGTAGAACCGCCTCGCCGAGAGGGCCGCGGTCATTCCCCCGGCGCTTGCCCCTATAACCACAACATCGTACTTCACCATTTTCAAAGTCACCATTGATGAGTTGGCCTAAGGGTTTTAAACGGTTTCGTTATCAAACAGATTGTGATGTAAGCAATAATCGTAACGGAAGAAGGGATAGAAGACGTCACTCCCCCGTGGCACCCTTCAGCGCGTCCTTGCAGGGGCAGTGCCTCTCTTTGGGGATGTGCTTGATGGACTCCATCAGAAGGTACTTTATCTCCTCACCCTTCTTCTCCATCAGCTCGACGACATCCCTGTGGGTGAGCTTCTCCTTGCTTATCCCCGCGGCGAAGTTGGTGACTATCGCGACGCTGGCGTAGCACATCTCGAGCTCCCTCGCGAGGGCCGCCTCCGGGCACTGGGTCATCCCCACGACGTCCGCGCCGAGGATCTTCAGCGCCCTTATCTCCGCCCTCGTCTCGAAGCGCGGCCCCTCCATGCAGGCGTAGGTGCCCGTCGGATGATAACTGAAGCCAAGCTCCCTGGCGGACGTTATCAGGGCCTTCCTCAGCTCGGGACAGTAGGGGTCGGTGAAGTCGACGTGGGCCACGAACTTTCTCTCGTGGGGGCTCTCCTCGCCGTCGTAGAAGGTGTAGTGCCTCGTCTTGGTGAAGTCGAGGAGCTGGTCGAGGATGACGAAATCGCCGGGTTTCATCGCCTCGTTGAGCGAACCGACGGCCGAGGTTGCGAGTATCCTCTCGACGCCGAGCTCGTGGAGGGCCCAGACGTTGGCACGGTAGTTGATCCTATGCGGCGGGACGCTGTGCCCCTCTCCGTGCCTCGCCAGGAAAGCTATCTCCTCGCCGTTGTACTCGCCCATCTTCACCCTGACCTTTCCGTAGGGCGTGCTCACGAACTCTTCCCTGACGTTCTCCAGAAGCTTCGGGTCGTAAACTCCAGAACCTCCAATGATGGCTATCCGCGGCATGCTATCACCTGAAAAGAAGAGACGGAGGAAGGCTTAAAACGTTAGTGCTTCTCCCAGAGATTCCTCTGGAGCTCCGCCCTCTCCTCGATGTCCTCGCTGACCTCTCCTCCGGCCTGCAGCTCCAGTATCTTCGTTAGTATCTCACTCAGCAACCACGAGCCCCACTTCGGATCCTTAACCTCGAGGGCCGCGTCTATCGCCCCGTCGATGTCTCCGGACTTCAGCTTGGAGACGGCTATGCTTCCGAAGGCCAGGGAGCGGAGGTAGTTACCGCGAACGAGTTCGGCAGATCTGAGTGCCTCATCGAACTCGCCAAGCTTCGAGAGGTACGTAACCACCTTAACCCTGACCGCATCTTCGCGGGTGCGATCTCCGATGGTTTTAACGAGGTGCAGATACCTGGGGTGGGGCCCCGTCGAGAGAAGCTGATCCATCACGAGACCGGCCACTCTTTCGAACTCCTCGCCTTTCAGGTAACCGAGGAGAGCCGAGAGGACGTCTTCTTTATCGATAGAGGTCTTAACGATACCCTCCAGTACGGGCAACCTCTCGTCGGGGTGCACCCGTTCGAGGATCTCCATAACGAAGTCCAGTTCGCCCTGGTTGCCGAGACCTATCAACAGCGACCTCAGAACGTCGACCCCCGTCTCCGAGGACATTCCAAGTGCGATATCCACGAACTTCTCGTACGTGCCCTTCGGCACGTTGGATCTCTTGAGGTGAACCGCAACCTCCTTCATGGCCTCCCCGAGCCAGTACTCGCTCTTAAGCTCCGACAGAACGCTGAGGGCGCTTCCGAACTCCTCACGTTTTAGATGCTCCTTTATCACCTCAACGGCGGCTATGGAGTGCCAGGGTTCCCCATCTATCTGCCCTATCATGAGCTTCGCCTTTCTCATGTTGCCCCTTCTCAGGTAAACTCTGAGTATCTTTAACAACAGGTCGTTCCGCTTTACGGAGTCCTCGATGTCCGTGGCGTAGAAGAGGGCGTCGTCGGGCATGTCCAGTGCCAGAAGTTTGGTGACCAGCTCTACCAGGAGCTCATCCTTAAGGGGCTCCGGGAAGGTGACGATGGACTCATAGGCCTGCTGAAAAACCTTCTGGGATGCCTTACCATCCACCTTGCTCAGGTACGTCCCTATCTCCAGGAGTGCCCTGATCAGAAGGACGGGGTTTTCAATCGACGCGGCGGCGTTGAGG encodes:
- the mtnP gene encoding S-methyl-5'-thioadenosine phosphorylase; this encodes MPRIAIIGGSGVYDPKLLENVREEFVSTPYGKVRVKMGEYNGEEIAFLARHGEGHSVPPHRINYRANVWALHELGVERILATSAVGSLNEAMKPGDFVILDQLLDFTKTRHYTFYDGEESPHERKFVAHVDFTDPYCPELRKALITSARELGFSYHPTGTYACMEGPRFETRAEIRALKILGADVVGMTQCPEAALARELEMCYASVAIVTNFAAGISKEKLTHRDVVELMEKKGEEIKYLLMESIKHIPKERHCPCKDALKGATGE
- a CDS encoding NAD(P)/FAD-dependent oxidoreductase, which codes for MTLKMVKYDVVVIGASAGGMTAALSARRFYPDKSVLVIKKEEAGVVSCGIPYVFGTFRSVDDDLIPIDAFLKPAGIEVLVDEVVQIDPRAKLVKTRGGKEIEWEKLVIATGSRAVFPEIPGSELDGVYTVSKDYDYLKEFRERLEEAENVVIVGGGFISLEVGDEIRKLGKNVTLVVRSRLLRTSFDPEFSAMVEERLRENGIKVVYGHVERLLGEKSVEGVRLVDGRKLPADVVIFSIGYRPNVELAVKAGLRVTRYGIWTDEYMRTSHPDIFAVGDCVEHRDFFTGRPYPLMLASTATFEARIAGANLFRIHIVRENRRTIGVYATHVAGLTLAAAGLTEENARKEGFEVITGYGKSPDRHPAIFPDTSMVTVKLVFSRDRGRYSELRSRAERAWAR